From the Lathyrus oleraceus cultivar Zhongwan6 chromosome 3, CAAS_Psat_ZW6_1.0, whole genome shotgun sequence genome, the window gtgaaacatacgagtctgagttatatggattttgttttcgaaacactgataccattcgacttacgatcaagagaaatgcaaccttcttgcatttgaaaaaaagaatacaatcctgtataggatcgagtattgtgtcaaagatcacgtatcaaaatccaatatttttttagaacagtcaatgcaagtttttcccgcttaaggtacgggatgatgaagatgttgaatacatgtttgttagtcatgaacattcaggctgcaattgtattgagttgtatattactcttaaaccatgtataccatctcagcagtctcaaataaccagtcaggatgaatctggtgaatttgatccacaatgctcagatgacgtcaacccatAAGCAGAAGTAGAAGTgaacgtcgttgatgaagaagagGATACCGAGATACATGTCGATCATATgctgaacaacgacattgaagatgatgatcaaccaccgccaatacctcctagtcatgtctacaatcctCCTTAACACATGACAAACATGCATCTGtatgacgatgaaacatccaacaatgttttctataacccgtatccacgatcagaaggagaattaaaggtgggagacatgttccaTACCAAAGAAGAATatgtgcgagctatcaaaaaaatccacatgaacaactctgctgattttacagtgaaacacactaattcgagaaggtatgtcatcgaatgtcgtaacatcctttgtaagtttcggttGCCTGCGTattacaaaaagaaaaacgactcttgggagatagcttcaaTAGACCAACCTCAgagttgcattgcaactaacgttgaacaagatcaccgtaaattaagcgctgcattgatatgtcaagacattctgtcttggttaataaagacccataAGTAAAGGTGAGTATAGTTAAATCCCATATCAtaacaagatataattatactccatcttacaagaaagcctggattacgaggacaaaggttgttgaacagttATTCGGCAtctgggaggattcatacaaagaatttccacggtttttatgggcactaaaaacatatgtcccacgaactgtggcaattatggagacattgccagcaatgatgccagacggaactTGTGTTgcaggtaatagaatctttcaccgtctcttttgggcgtttgacccatgcatcaaaggtttcgcattctgcaaacctattattcaaattgatggcacttggttatacgacaaatacaagagtactttgcttatggcggttgcacaagacggcaacaacaatgtctttcccattgcctttactctggttgaaggtgaaacgactggtggatggggtttctttcttcgacatctcagaacgcatgtggctccacaagccaatctctgtttgatttctgatagacatgctaccattgagagtgcctacaacaaccatgacaacggatggcatgatcctccttctacccatgtttattgcattagacatattgcacaaaacttcatgcgtgcaataaaagataagaatcttcgcaagaaggtggtgaatgctaggtatgctctaactcatccatcatttcaatattatcatgatgaaattagactgtctaatgaagacgtAAGAAGATGGTtgaataacataccagtagagcagtggacaagggcatttgacggaggttgtcgatgggggcacatgacaacaaaccttgtggaatgcatgaacggggtattcaaaggaattagaaatctaccaataaccaccttggtaagatcgacctattataggttggcttctacgttcgcaaccagaggtgaaagatggagtgcggtgttaatgtctgggcaagtatttagtgagtgttgcatgaaagtcatgaaagaggagagcatcaaagcaaacacacacgctgtaacagtctttgatcgtcataggaaaaatttcagcgtccaggaaacaatggaccacaacgaatggagaccaaatttagcctatgctgttagactaaacagaagttggtgcgactgtggaaaatttcaggccttccgcattccttgctcccatgtcattgcagcatgcgcatatactcgtcaagacgcttacaaccatttatctgatgtgtacaaggccgtcaccgtcatgaatgtatataataaaagcttctcggtgctaccaatggaggaatactgacctccatacgaaggtgatatagtttggcacaacgatgagatgcgtagaaagaaaaaaggaaggccaaacagcacacgtattAGGACAAAAATGGATTcgacagataaaatgataagattatgtagtatctgtcgtcaaccaggacacaacaagaataattgtcccaatcgaggagcatcatctaggtcataagctttttgtaacattgtatttctgtaaccttcaattattatatatcataaagtttttgttacaaagaggttcacaacaaacatcagtacaaaataagctaactgaaaatagaaatatttctaactgattacaacaatcaaagtgatgtcaactcgaccgaacatcatttccctagcatccttatcaattttcattcgcacccaaccaaagatactgtcgagtctctcaatacttctaattttttccccttctggtattttcccatctaaccaatgaatcaactccctcttcagttgatcgaaagtagtgatgttccagaacaacatcagcatctgaggtttgtctctcgcataaatcacctttccgtatcagcgacgaacaccaaacatgattgtcaaatgatgaaatgagatgtgaaaaaatgattcacacaacacatctatttataatttaaaaaaaattgcattttacactgaggtgccaatccaattggcgcctcctttgTAAAAATACACATGGACGTCAATTGGATGGTgcagccaatccaattggcgcctccattcaatttttaagaggagttgccaattggattgacgccttctcctaaaagtggggtactttgagaatttttttgaaaccaggaTTACTTTGAgaattttcttgaaaaattgGGTTATTTTGGTAAAAAATTCAATAAAGTATACTGGATTCTAATTGCTACCTACCACTGTAACAAGGACGACACTCACCTTTTCCAAAAGTGCATGTTATACATGTATTGAGATGAACATGTTGAGAGTGGTGATCATCACATTCAATTTCATTATTCTTTCGTTTGTGAAAGAAGTTTTCATCTTGACGATCACGTCACATTTGTCTTATTTAACTTCAATTTTTGTTTCTGTGAAGTAGAATCTTAAGAATTTTTTaactttgactctgaaaagtgACTTACATGCAACTGCTCTTCACTGAATATGACTCATATCATTAATTTCTTTCTCAAAAGATCTTATTTATCATCCTCGAGTATGTCGCACATGCATAGAGATTAAGTAGGGAAAAAGAtaaataatagaaaaataaaaataaagaaataagGTAAGAGAGATCACACCAGAGATTACACATATTCAATCTTAAATCATACGGTCTAATCTAGTCCCTATGAGTTTCCTCTCGAgattttcacaaaacaacaactTGAACTTTTATACAACTCAACATCCTTACACCAACAACTTGAGGTTTAATACAGGTTCAAGCCAACAACATTACACTAAATTTTTTAAAGGTTTATCTTGCAACCTTAAAATATATTACAAGAGAACTAATCCCTTAAGTAGTCAAATTAAGCATAATAGAAAAACAACACAATTATCAAATGAAGTTTTTCACTCTCTCAACACTAAAACAATTTATAGTAAATAAAACTTATAAAATAAGGAGAATGGGTGAGATAAAAGAGTTGATAATTTAgaaatttgatttttttaaaagtGAGGAAATTACTCCTTTATTTAGAAAAAAATTTGGATCGAAAATGCAACAATCATGGGTCTGGTCATTTCTTAATCGATTAGGTTAGGCTAGAAAATGAAAATTTAATTTGCAACATCACTTAATCAATTAATAAGTCTATCTAATCGATTATTATTTCTTTAATCGATTAGATGAAAGGACTAATTGATTATACATTTGATTTTTGCCTTCCTAATTGATTAGAAAGCTTCTTAATCGTTTTGAATTGTTTTTTAAGAATTTTTAAGAAAAGATGAAGAGTTTGAAATACTTTTGGTATGTGTGTGCATCACCTTAATACTACAAGATAAAAAATTGAGCACAAGATCAAATGAGTTTTCACAACTTCAGTTCCTTTTGATTACTTGATTTAAATTTATTTATCTCTTTTAACTAGAACTTTAAACATTTTATGTTGTACTTGTTTCTTGACTGATGATGCTTGTGATTTATTTTTTCTTATTCAATTATCATCATTAAAACCTTTAGAAGGCATTTACCTACACACCACACAAAACCATAAAATCTTGGTGTTTTGGCCCCTTGACTCCACCAAATTTTCTATTAAGGAGATTGTTGTtaagttttttttcttttttcttttgtttttggCTTTGACTTGATTTAGAAATTATTCTCCTGGGTAGAGATGTTGGAGATTATCTAGATATTTTTATAGATGTTCTCTTTTGGcatcaaaattaaaaaaattatttgatcTCACCTGCTTGACATCTAGAAGAGTATTCTTGAGTTTTATGGGGGTTACAACCACTATTATGGGTCCAATTTTTTTGGATAATCTTGTAGATGTATAGGTTTTTGGGAGTTTCTTAATGCACCACATATGTTACTTAGGAACCACAAGAAAATACTTAAATACCTCTaaatttcggagatgcatctccgaacgCATCCAATTCTCATTTAACGTTAAAatattctggagatgcatctctgaaataaTTTGGAGCTTATATCGCACAAGAACCATTCTCCTTCCTCATTTCTGATATTTCTCAAAACCTTttcaaattctctcaattttttttctCGTCACCAAGTTCAAAATCAAATAACCAAGCTCAAAGGATCTTCAATCAACATCAAAAACATCATCCAACACTGAAGCAAATTAAAAATTTGTAAATTTTTTGATGTTTTGAAAAGTTTTTGAATTTTTGTATAAATGAGTAGAAATTGATGATTAAGGTTAGAAGCGAGTAGGAATTGCATGATTGATAGTTTAGACATAGTGTAAAACATGTTTGTTGGCTGAAAGTGATGATCGAAACAATATTTTTTGTGTTTGCATGTGTCCATTGACACTATTGACGCATCTACTGACTTGCAGAAAAttctgaagatgcatctccagaatttTTTAACGTTTAAATTTTCTAGTAatcgaagatgcatctctgaaatttTATCAGtctttttttaatattattttctTGCTTGTAGTGTTGCTTGCTTGCACTAATTGTCTGACTTATTTTAACTTACATGTATTATGGTTGATAGACACGATAGGATGAGGCATGTAAGGGTTGCACAACATACATCAGTGAGACGGGAGAAGTCAGGTATCATAAGCTAATGTTCTCCATATTTTTCTTCTAGTAGGAGACGGTTTTCACCTACCCACACATCACTCCCTCCATCCTCCCGCAGATGCCATGTTTCACATATTCAGGTGCGATAAGTACCTGAGTCACCGGTGGTACTAGAGGCACCTCCTATTGTTATACTGCTGATGCTTCTGAGCCAATGCCACCTCCTACTGCTGATGTTATTGAGCCTGTGCCACCTCTGGATGTTGAGGATGCTAAGCTAGAGGCATTTGGAGGTGGCCCTATAGAGTTGTCACTATTTCCTCTATACTTAGACCATACTTCCAGACATATATGGGACAGAGAGGTAGAATTATTTGGATTCATTCACTTTAATCtacatttaattttaattaacgAGTTTTTCacattgatttttattttctgCAGGACCATGATCCACTGAAGTTTATTAACCATAAGCGGATGATTATTAGGTTGCCTCATCCGAATGAGGATTGGTTTTAGGAACCTTTGTCCCTATCTGGGATGAAGGTCTTGTGGATGATCAATTATATTACAGTCAACCACGAGATGCTTAATACATTCGTGGAGAGATGACACTCAGAGACCTTGTCATTTCACCTCCTACTtggtgagatgtctatcacactcgACGAGGCACTCGAGATGATGGTAGACTATCTGGGGGCTGACCCAGCGGAGGCAAAAGAGGAGTTGGATAGAACCAGGGGGGCTCATGCTAGGTTTGAATTCCTAAAAAAAGTATATACATGTGAGTTATAGATAACACATCAGGCCACATGTGATGACGAGCATGTGGGGCTCCACAAAGAGCATGCTATGAGAGAATACATGTTATATTTGGTTGGCATTGTGATTTTTGTGGACAAGAGTTCCACTTATACAAATGTCATCTACCTACGGTGCTTCCAGGATTTTGAGCGGATCCATGAGTATAACTAGGGGAACGCTTGCTTGTCTACTTGTACTTGAAGTTATCAGAGGGATGTAGGTGGAAGATGAAGCAAGTCACAGGTAGCATCACACTACTGACAGTAATATTTATTGGTCTTTTAATCTTTctatgtcattttcatttcatctttaCAACATCATTACTTATGATTCATGTATGCCGAACTTTTCAGGCTTGGATCCTCTAACACTTCCCGCGCATCTTCAGCTGGGAGAGTGTACCGACTTACATTGAGAATATGTCGCATGCTACTGCATTTCCCTCACTCAGAGGGAACCGGGCGAATGAGCTATTCAGAGTGTATCTTGACCGCTTGGTTGTCGAGGACATGCACTTCAACAACTATGTCGATTACCGTGAGACGTAACCATTTGACGAGATATTGCTATACTCTAGATGATTGGCCTATGGATTACGTCTCACTACTCCTCATCTTCCCGAGCGTATCATGCAGCAGTTTAGATACACTCAGACCATTCCCAAACACCCTGTTGTATTTTCTCTTGCTACTTTGACACGTAGACAGATGGATGccatgtttgatgattatgatTCATCTGGTACTGGAGGAGGTACGGAGTACCATAATTGTGAGCGATTGGAGTTACGTCGATAGGTACATCAAGTGgttcttcagggtgtcacatTTGTATATGGTGCAGGCTACTCCAGGAGATCCATTAAGGTAATCTCATCAGGAGATACTAGAGGAGGAACATACATAGTTATATCATGTTGATGGTGTCTTGCCTAGATGTCATTGCATAATGGAGATTGCATAGACAAACATTTCCATGGGTATTTATCCTGATGAGTCTGATGTGAGGCAGGTCCTAGATGTCATCATGACGGAGGCACGAAGGACATTGATGTACCTGAGACAGCACCGAGAGGCGGGAAGGAGATTTATGGCTGAGGAGCCCGAGGAGGCAGAGGCGATGTAGTCCGACATGTACAATAGTGCAGTAATACATAATAGCTGTGCTATCTATTATATTTCATTTTCACCTCATGCTACTTTATCGTTGTATTCGACTTTATTTATATGTGACATTTGGACCACCTGGTTTTATATACGTCATTTTCTGCATATGGTTTGTATGGCTTATATGGATTGTATGTTTTATATACTTAATTTGAATACACTTAAACAAAACATAAAATGTACAATTTTGTTCTGATAGTTTAAAGAGATACATCTCTGAAAAATAaacggagatgcatctccagtACAATAATCATGTAAAATAATTCTGAGTGTGATGCATTATACATGTTTAAAATTGTTGCGGAGATGTATCTCAGGTTCATTTAACGTATTAAGGGGCGTCCGAAGATGTATTTCTAAAATATAAGGACATTTAAGTATTTTCACGTAATACCTAAATAACATATATGGCGCATTAAGAAATTGTGAAGTTTTTTAACCACAAAGCCCACAATATTTCAaatcttaattttttttatatactCCTTGCAAACAAAAGGAGTAGGATTACTTCCAAAATTTAATAATATCGAGGAATGATGAGATACATGTATGGGGAGATGGGTTATAAGAAAATTAGGATAATGGATTTTCACACCATTATTTggtaaaaaattatttaattcTAGAAGCAATGAAACTAATAAGATAGAATATTCTATCATGTGTTTGGGGCACACAAGAAAATAAACATGATATTATTATTTTATGATTTTATGTGTTTCATACATATTTATTTATAGAAAAAATATTacatatttattaattattagtttttgaatttaataaataaataaaaatagatttttttaaTAACTTTTATAAAAATTAATTGATCCTATTGAgtatttaattttaattttcttcaataaaaaacataaaacattATATATATTTATCATGGTTGTAGACATATTACCTATATTAGCCATAGCGAAGACAAGAAAAAACAGTAAAATATAAGGAAAATGGGCTAGAAAATCATACCTAAATAAGGATGTGAAACAAATAAATGGTTAAAAGCAAGTGAAACGTAAAGATGGTATGAATTAGGATATGCAGAATATGAGTAAAAATAAAAGATCTTGAAATCAAAGGTCACCCAAGTTCAAGGAAAGAATAAAgggtttgtgtgaagaaaataAGTCTCAGTTGTAAGGAGGAAAAATCGCTTGAAAgattaaaattatatatatatatatatatatatatatatatatatatatatatatatatatatatgataaaacTACCATGACAAAAAAATTATATGTAACTTTTTATGAAAAATAgttaatattttttaaaaaattactaatgattttattttttataaactAATTATTAACTTTTTAGTTTATTaacaaatatttatttttcttgttatttttttaatatttaaacTCTATTTTATATGaataattttattaaattattttatctTGTTCTATTGAATAGtttatcaaattatttttttaactaaaaagataatatataataaattttaaaataagCGGATGAGATAACTCAATAGATACATTTAGtaaatcatttttttttaaaaataaaattaatttattatatttgaatatctaatataatataattatcatattttatttGAGTAATTTTTAGGGTTAATAACTATTTGACCTTATGACTTTTCATTGAAGTGGAGAAAGACCCATGAATAAATGATACATTTGAGTTTTACATTAATCTCTTTGGTCCTTCATGTTATTGGATTTTGAATCACATACTACATTAATCTCTTGGTCTCCTTATTATTACCGTCTCCAAAACCTTATCCCTCccacacacaaaaaaaaatcCCATCTTCCTCACACCCCAATCAAATAAACTAGAAGCTTAAATCCCAAATCCTTCATCATCAGCAAACATGTTTACATCATCTTCTATCCAATTCCACGCTCCAATCATTCATCATCGTCTATCCTTCACCACAGCCCACTCCTTATCCTTTCACTCCCACAACCATAACCACACATTCCACACTCCATCATTCCTACGCCCTCCTCCGCTGCTAAACCCCTCCCCTCTTCCCTCCATTTTCACTGTTGCCGCCAAGTCTCCAACACCCGACAAAGCCAGCGAGCAGAAATGGGTCCACGAAGGTCTCATCGCTGAATCCCTCCCCAACGGCATGTTCCGCGTTCTCCTCGACAACGAAGACCTTATCCTCGGCTACATCTCCGGAAAGATTCGAAAGAATTATGTTCGGATCCTTCCCGGAGATAGAGTTAGAGTTGAAGTCAGTCGTTATGACTCCTCCAAAGGACGCATAATTTACCGGATTCGAAATACCACTGGTGGTGGCAGCTCTTAGTTTTTAGGCATGTCTAGTGTTTGTGAAAATGACTCAATCAAATTTGTGAGTTTTGTTTGGGTCCTAATCGGGTTTGTTTAAATGGAGGGATGAGTAAAAAGGAAACTTTGTCtatttgttttttaatttcaACGTTCCTTGGGTATAAAGAACCAACTTTGAgtacattgttgttgttgtagaaAAAGCTAAAAGCTAAAATATGCTTTCTTCTCTCATTTTGCACTGCTTATTTCAGTTTCATCTTTTTAAGTCTTGTCTTGTTTGTAGTTTAGAGGATAACTAAATAAACTATTCAATTTCATTATGGAGTAGTGACGATACAAAGTAGTAGTTTGCAATACTAAAGTGAACACCAAAGGTTTTGTTGTCCGGCAAATTTTCCATTGCTGAAATGCTACCTTCAAAGCTGGAGGATTTTTATTGTGTGCTTGACTTCATTGTTATTAATATACCTTGGCGGTTTTTGTCAAACCCAAAGGCCATTAGTTTGGCTGCATTTGTTAAGTGTACATCCTTATAAAATAGTTTTTGTCTTTCTTTTGCTTGGTAGAGATAGCTACTTGTTCTGAAGCTGGAGGTTCAAAAATCTGTAAAATAATTGTAAATTGTGTTTTTAATATCATAATGAGCAACCTGTTACTGAGTTTTTGTACAATCTCTAGCTGTTTCTTTGacattttcttttatttctatTAGATTCAATATTTGTCAGAGTTTATGAATCAAGAATAGATCTGTTGAGGGCTGTAATTATTGGAGCAGAGGGAACTCCTTATCATGATGGCATTTTCTTTTTTGATGTTTCCTTTCCAAGTGGCTTTCCCAATGTACCCCCGGTATGTTGTTGAGATTACCGCATCTGACTTGCAGTATTCTTATGTACACTATTTTTAACCTTTAATTCAAAGTCTGACTCAAGGGACATTTTTCAATGCAGCAAGTCTACTACCACTCTGGTGGACTTCGGCTCAACCcaaattttttttttgattgagtttttctttttcttgcAATCGCGATTACGTACACTTGAAATTGAAAACACAGAGTCACTCTTTTTTTCCTCTGTCACAGTAGGAGTGTGTATTCTGGTAGCAGTTCTCATAGCTTCATGGACCCTGATGTGATCGAGATTCCACCACCACAGCGAACTATCAAGCCGCACAAAGAGGTATCATCGTTCCTCGCTAATCTTTTATTTTTCTGGTTCTGTTCTATTTTAGGTTTACTTCTTAACCTTATATCCATGGTTATTGTTGGTACCAAAACTAGTTGATgttttaaaaaattaattggTTCATTTGTTGGGAATTCATTGAACCCACCTTTGAACTGCAATTTAGGACGTATGTTCCGGTTTGCAGCACGTCTTTAGTTCACTTGAGAATGTATATTGCGATAAAGACTGAATGAACTATTCTTGGAGTAAGGGAGAAAGGGAAATAGTATACCATTCAATTCGAAATTAAAGATGAGTACTACTCTGCGGTTAAAGAGGGAGTGAACAATGGTGAGAGCTATGTTTAACGGAATAAAAAAAAAGATTACAATGGGTTAAGATTCAAGAAGAATTCGGAAATGGGACAACATAATTCTGCAATACGCGTAAATAAGGTTGTCAAGCGGGGAAAAGTGGACTGAATTGCTTGTTCCAATTAGCGGAGAGGCTGCGTGTTTTACCAGCATTTCCCCCATTAACTTTCTTTCTTATTGATCAATCAGATGACACTTTGTTATTTCCCCATTATACATAGGAGGATTTTCATCCCCTGACCGATTGATCTGATTGTTTGATGATGACATGTTATTTATCAGTAGTCAATGCCACTTTTATGTGAAGTGAAATGTATGCTGATACTAACTTTGGTTATCAGGGTCAAGGAATTTGCATGGGTTGGTTGAAAATATTCACTTGAAAATTAGTTTCGATAGTTTCTGTTACACTACCTGTTTACCTTGTGTAAATATATCCATTTGACTTATTTACAAAGCACTGCTTTTCTTCCTACTTTTGACTAGGAGATATTCAAATTGACATTGATTACATTATATCATTTATGTCTTTTACGTACACATCTAAAGCACACCTATGCTCTTAGTTCTAACTTGCCTTGCACTCTTGTTTTTCTAAGATTTAATGGTTTCTCTATGTCTATTATTTTCTTGGATGTCACAACAGTATTTTTCTTCTGTAGGTCATTTTTCGGGATGTGATCGACATCGACAATGATGACGACACAACAGATTTAGTGTTAATTGGTGAAAACATTGTTGAAAGTAATAAGGGGAAGACAACTGAATCTGTTCGCAACGGTTCTGGTGATCATCAAACTATGGTTTGTGAATAAGACGTCTTTCTTGTAGCTGATTGATATTATTGTCTCTAACTTTAACAATGACTAAAATTTTCTTGAAACCATTTTCAGGAAGACTTTGATAATATATATTATCCGCCTGTGATTGACAAATCTGGACCAAGTAGCAGGGTAGAGTCTTCCAATGGTTATACTTCTGTATCAAATAACTTAATCAACATTGATGAGGATGAGTCTGACCACTTGtatgacgatgatgatgatggCTTCTGTGATATTATTCCGGATGATTATATGGATGTAGATAATTATACTTTACTGCAGGAGCATTTTGACAATGCAAACATACCTCCTGGTATTGAGGCACCTGTTCCTTGGTTGAAGGAATACAATCTAAGTTCTAAGAATGCTGAAAGTAGTTTATTCTATCCTAGCTTTCATATTCCGCAATCTGATTCTAAACATTCTCAAGTTAATGGCTTATTTCAGCCTTCATGGTCATTTGAGCCTATTAAGCCTGAAACCCAAGGACCTGTAGTAGGTAGTTCTAGTGTGCAAAATCACGTATCTTCTCAATTATTTTCTCAAGTTGACCCTAGTAAGAAAATAATTGACGCCACACAGAGCAGGAGACGCAAGTTAAAGTTGGCATTAGGAGTGGAGTCATCTACATCTAGTTTGTCTTTGGGACCTTCTGGTAAAAAGAAGCCTTATTTTTTTGGTTCTTCAACTAACCATGGCTCTGTAGACAACTCAGGGGTCATGAAGCTGCCACAT encodes:
- the LOC127128444 gene encoding uncharacterized protein LOC127128444 isoform X1, with the translated sequence MMAFSFLMFPFQVAFPMYPRRSVYSGSSSHSFMDPDVIEIPPPQRTIKPHKEVIFRDVIDIDNDDDTTDLVLIGENIVESNKGKTTESVRNGSGDHQTMEDFDNIYYPPVIDKSGPSSRVESSNGYTSVSNNLINIDEDESDHLYDDDDDGFCDIIPDDYMDVDNYTLLQEHFDNANIPPGIEAPVPWLKEYNLSSKNAESSLFYPSFHIPQSDSKHSQVNGLFQPSWSFEPIKPETQGPVVGSSSVQNHVSSQLFSQVDPSKKIIDATQSRRRKLKLALGVESSTSSLSLGPSGKKKPYFFGSSTNHGSVDNSGVMKLPHGGGSPHWKLLESAKKAAGTGSISSHYSNFYGHVDGSIHFPGTEFANPWLNSSHFNPFPNYTAYPGFSNPFVPLHTTPAQMFNNPWVHNTARDGNNGTTADSVLL
- the LOC127128444 gene encoding uncharacterized protein LOC127128444 isoform X3 codes for the protein MMAFSFLMFPFQVAFPMYPRSVYSGSSSHSFMDPDVIEIPPPQRTIKPHKEVIFRDVIDIDNDDDTTDLVLIGENIVESNKGKTTESVRNGSGDHQTMEDFDNIYYPPVIDKSGPSSRVESSNGYTSVSNNLINIDEDESDHLYDDDDDGFCDIIPDDYMDVDNYTLLQEHFDNANIPPGIEAPVPWLKEYNLSSKNAESSLFYPSFHIPQSDSKHSQVNGLFQPSWSFEPIKPETQGPVVGSSSVQNHVSSQLFSQVDPSKKIIDATQSRRRKLKLALGVESSTSSLSLGPSGKKKPYFFGSSTNHGSVDNSGVMKLPHGGGSPHWKLLESAKKAAGTGSISSHYSNFYGHVDGSIHFPGTEFANPWLNSSHFNPFPNYTAYPGFSNPFVPLHTTPAQMFNNPWVHNTARDGNNGTTADSVLL
- the LOC127128444 gene encoding uncharacterized protein LOC127128444 isoform X2, encoding MMAFSFLMFPFQVAFPMYPRRSVYSGSSSHSFMDPDVIEIPPPQRTIKPHKEVIFRDVIDIDNDDDTTDLVLIGENIVESNKGKTTESVRNGSGDHQTMEDFDNIYYPPVIDKSGPSSRVESSNGYTSVSNNLINIDEDESDHLYDDDDDGFCDIIPDDYMDVDNYTLLQEHFDNANIPPGIEAPVPWLKEYNLSSKNAESSLFYPSFHIPQSDSKHSQVNGLFQPSWSFEPIKPETQGPVVGSSSVQNHVSSQLFSQVDPSKKIIDATQSRRRKLKLALGVESSTSSLSLGPSGKKKPYFFGSSTNHGSVDNSGVMKLPHGGGSPHWKLLESAKKAAGTGSISSHYSNFYGHVDGSIHFPGTEFANPWLNSSHFNPFPNYTAYPGFSNPFVPLHTTPAQMFNNPWVHNTARDGNNGTTADSVLL
- the LOC127128444 gene encoding uncharacterized protein LOC127128444 isoform X4; the encoded protein is MDPDVIEIPPPQRTIKPHKEVIFRDVIDIDNDDDTTDLVLIGENIVESNKGKTTESVRNGSGDHQTMEDFDNIYYPPVIDKSGPSSRVESSNGYTSVSNNLINIDEDESDHLYDDDDDGFCDIIPDDYMDVDNYTLLQEHFDNANIPPGIEAPVPWLKEYNLSSKNAESSLFYPSFHIPQSDSKHSQVNGLFQPSWSFEPIKPETQGPVVGSSSVQNHVSSQLFSQVDPSKKIIDATQSRRRKLKLALGVESSTSSLSLGPSGKKKPYFFGSSTNHGSVDNSGVMKLPHGGGSPHWKLLESAKKAAGTGSISSHYSNFYGHVDGSIHFPGTEFANPWLNSSHFNPFPNYTAYPGFSNPFVPLHTTPAQMFNNPWVHNTARDGNNGTTADSVLL